In one Streptomyces sp. NBC_01241 genomic region, the following are encoded:
- the hemG gene encoding protoporphyrinogen oxidase, whose product MQRSINRADTGPGHVVVIGGGIAGLAAAHRLLEAGLRVTLLEATERLGGKLMTGEIAGTRVDLGAESMLARRPEAVALARAVGLGDRLQPPATATASVWTRDALRPMPKGHVMGVPGDPAALSGVLSPEGLARIAQERDLTPTAVGDDVAVGAYVADRLGREVVDRLVEPLLGGVYAGDAYRISMRAAVPQLFEVVREGGSLLDGVRRIQEQAAARQQTGPVFQGIDGGIGTLPYAVADAVRAAGGEILTATPVLGLTRTTDGWDVRTDARVITADGIVLAAPAWSAATLLAAESPAASAELAGVEYASMALVTMAFRRSDVAATRALEGRSGFLVPPVDGRTIKASTFSTHKWNWVADSAPDLFVLRTSVGRYGEEDHLHREDTELVDVSLRDLAAATGLAARPVDTEVTRWIGGLPQYPVGHLARVARIRDEVAKLPGLRVCGAVYDGVGIPACVASAHRAADEIARDLTGASGEEIIATSTLVQGTRSEAGQ is encoded by the coding sequence ATGCAGCGTTCAATCAACCGCGCAGACACAGGCCCGGGCCACGTCGTCGTCATCGGCGGTGGCATCGCCGGTCTCGCCGCCGCCCACCGGCTCCTCGAGGCCGGGCTGCGGGTGACCCTCCTGGAGGCCACCGAGCGGCTCGGCGGCAAGCTCATGACCGGTGAGATCGCCGGCACCCGGGTCGATCTCGGCGCCGAGTCGATGCTCGCCCGGCGCCCCGAAGCGGTCGCGCTGGCACGCGCCGTCGGACTCGGCGACCGCCTCCAGCCACCCGCCACCGCCACCGCTTCGGTCTGGACGCGCGACGCCCTGCGCCCCATGCCCAAGGGCCATGTCATGGGCGTGCCGGGCGACCCGGCGGCGCTCAGCGGAGTGCTCTCCCCGGAGGGACTCGCCCGCATCGCGCAGGAGCGCGACCTCACCCCGACCGCCGTCGGCGACGATGTCGCGGTCGGCGCGTACGTCGCCGACCGGCTGGGCCGCGAGGTCGTCGACCGGCTCGTGGAACCGCTGCTCGGCGGCGTGTACGCAGGCGACGCCTACCGGATCTCGATGCGCGCCGCCGTACCGCAGCTCTTCGAGGTGGTGCGCGAGGGCGGCTCGCTGCTCGACGGTGTCCGGCGCATCCAGGAGCAAGCCGCGGCCCGGCAGCAGACCGGACCGGTCTTCCAGGGCATCGACGGCGGCATCGGCACCCTCCCGTACGCGGTCGCCGACGCCGTGCGCGCGGCGGGCGGGGAGATCCTGACCGCCACCCCCGTGCTGGGCCTGACCCGTACCACCGACGGCTGGGACGTCCGCACCGACGCCCGGGTGATCACCGCCGACGGCATCGTGCTGGCCGCCCCCGCCTGGTCCGCCGCCACCCTGCTCGCCGCCGAGTCCCCGGCCGCCTCCGCCGAGCTCGCCGGTGTCGAGTACGCGTCGATGGCCCTCGTCACCATGGCGTTCCGCCGCTCCGACGTGGCCGCGACCAGGGCACTCGAGGGGCGCTCCGGCTTCCTCGTACCGCCGGTGGACGGCCGCACCATCAAGGCCTCCACCTTCTCCACCCACAAGTGGAACTGGGTCGCCGACTCCGCCCCCGACCTGTTCGTCCTGCGCACCTCCGTCGGCCGGTACGGCGAGGAGGACCACCTGCACCGCGAGGACACCGAGCTGGTCGATGTATCGCTGCGCGACCTCGCGGCGGCGACCGGACTCGCGGCCAGGCCCGTGGACACCGAGGTCACCCGGTGGATCGGCGGACTGCCCCAGTACCCCGTGGGACACCTGGCACGGGTCGCCCGGATCCGCGACGAGGTCGCCAAGCTGCCCGGCCTGCGGGTCTGCGGAGCGGTCTACGACGGCGTCGGCATCCCGGCGTGCGTCGCGAGCGCCCACCGGGCCGCGGACGAGATCGCCCGCGACCTCACGGGCGCGTCCGGGGAAGAGATCATCGCCACGTCGACCCTGGTTCAGGGCACACGGAGCGAGGCGGGACAATAG
- the hemQ gene encoding hydrogen peroxide-dependent heme synthase, producing MSAPETVKSSKGPNAGKKAKDLNEVVRYTLWSVFKLRDVLPADRAGYADEVQELFDQLAAKDITVRGTYDLSGLRADADIMIWWHAETPDELQEAYNLFRRTELGLALEPVWSNMALHRPAEFNKSHIPAFLADETPRNYISVYPFVRSYDWYLLPDEDRRRMLADHGKMARGYPDVRANTVASFSLGDYEWILAFEADELHRIVDLMRHLRASEARMHVREEVPFYTGRRKSLADLVAGLA from the coding sequence ATGAGTGCGCCTGAGACTGTGAAATCAAGCAAGGGCCCCAACGCGGGTAAGAAGGCCAAGGACCTCAATGAGGTCGTCCGCTACACGCTGTGGTCCGTCTTCAAGCTGCGCGATGTCCTGCCCGCGGACCGTGCCGGTTACGCCGACGAGGTCCAGGAGCTGTTCGACCAGCTCGCGGCGAAGGACATCACCGTTCGCGGCACCTACGACCTGTCCGGCCTGCGTGCCGACGCCGACATCATGATCTGGTGGCACGCCGAGACCCCGGACGAGCTGCAGGAGGCGTACAACCTCTTCCGGCGCACCGAGCTGGGCCTTGCACTGGAGCCCGTCTGGTCGAACATGGCGCTGCACCGCCCCGCCGAGTTCAACAAGTCGCACATCCCGGCGTTCCTGGCCGATGAGACGCCGCGCAACTACATCAGCGTCTACCCCTTCGTGCGCTCCTACGACTGGTACCTGCTGCCGGACGAGGACCGCCGCCGCATGCTCGCGGACCACGGCAAGATGGCCCGCGGCTACCCCGACGTCCGGGCCAACACCGTCGCCTCCTTCTCGCTCGGCGACTACGAGTGGATCCTCGCCTTCGAGGCCGACGAGCTCCACCGCATCGTCGACCTGATGCGCCACCTGCGGGCCTCCGAGGCGAGGATGCACGTCCGCGAGGAGGTCCCGTTCTACACGGGGCGCAGGAAGTCGCTCGCGGACCTGGTGGCCGGGCTCGCGTAG